A region from the Pontibacillus yanchengensis genome encodes:
- a CDS encoding MauE/DoxX family redox-associated membrane protein: MNTFLFIKVFLSGLFMFSIITKINAFNSFRDTVKSLGFKGLYSTFGAILVLLFEFSISILILFSSTQLYGKLLLFFLLIIFLLAVIIAKVKQLNVKCNCFGALTNETLGYKTLIHIAFLTFFQFVLLFDKQTIGVDQVSIHSTVNMFFTSFSIIFSYFLIKILFKINMNRGVE; the protein is encoded by the coding sequence ATGAATACATTTCTTTTTATCAAAGTTTTTTTAAGTGGGTTATTTATGTTTTCTATAATAACTAAGATTAATGCATTTAATAGTTTTAGGGATACAGTAAAAAGTTTAGGTTTTAAAGGTCTATATTCTACATTTGGAGCCATTTTAGTTTTATTATTTGAATTTTCTATAAGCATCCTCATTTTATTTAGTAGTACTCAGCTATATGGAAAGCTTTTGCTATTTTTTTTACTTATTATTTTCTTATTGGCTGTAATAATTGCAAAGGTGAAACAGCTAAATGTTAAATGTAACTGTTTTGGCGCACTTACTAATGAAACTCTTGGTTATAAAACTCTCATTCATATTGCATTTTTAACATTTTTTCAATTTGTTTTATTATTTGACAAACAAACTATCGGTGTAGATCAAGTATCTATTCATTCCACAGTAAACATGTTTTTTACTAGTTTCAGCATAATATTTTCTTACTTTCTCATTAAAATATTGTTCAAAATTAATATGAATAGAGGTGTAGAGTAA